A region of Gemmatimonadaceae bacterium DNA encodes the following proteins:
- a CDS encoding redox-sensing transcriptional repressor Rex yields the protein MKEFTSSRTRAHAPRTHRARTACASEPLHAVKKIAESTVRRLSLYLRYLEEFETAGRTTVSSGELARSGGTTSAQVRKDLSFFGSFGKRGLGYATHDLVAHIREILGLDRSWRLVIVGAGKIGSAMARHRGFRDRGFEVVGIFDADPHRVGHTLDGVTIADASDLSHAVRQLRADIAVLAVPRHEAQDVAAQLVRGGVHAILDFTTAPLDLPEDVTVRSMNLAMELEVLSHALSHARAHAPAHAPAHAPAHR from the coding sequence GTGAAGGAATTCACAAGCTCCCGCACCCGCGCGCACGCACCGCGCACGCACCGCGCACGCACCGCGTGCGCCTCCGAACCGCTGCACGCCGTGAAGAAGATCGCCGAGTCCACTGTCCGACGGCTCTCCCTGTACCTGCGCTACCTCGAGGAGTTCGAGACCGCGGGACGCACGACCGTCTCCAGCGGCGAGCTCGCCCGCAGCGGCGGCACGACGTCGGCGCAGGTGCGCAAGGATCTCTCCTTCTTCGGCTCCTTCGGCAAGCGCGGACTCGGCTATGCGACGCACGATCTCGTCGCGCACATCCGCGAGATCCTCGGCCTCGATCGTTCGTGGCGGCTTGTCATCGTCGGCGCTGGCAAGATTGGATCGGCGATGGCGCGTCATCGCGGTTTTCGCGATCGCGGCTTCGAGGTCGTCGGCATCTTTGACGCCGACCCGCACCGTGTGGGGCACACGCTCGACGGCGTGACCATCGCCGACGCCAGCGATCTCTCGCACGCCGTGCGCCAGCTGCGCGCCGACATCGCCGTGTTGGCGGTGCCGCGCCACGAAGCGCAGGACGTCGCCGCGCAGCTGGTTCGGGGCGGCGTGCACGCGATCCTCGACTTCACCACTGCCCCGCTCGATCTCCCCGAGGACGTCACCGTGCGCAGCATGAACCTCGCGATGGAACTCGAGG